The following nucleotide sequence is from Bacillota bacterium.
GTAACGACGGTATACCCATTACCCCGGCTATGGACTGAGCTAAAGACGAAGCCGCGGTAAAGACTGGCAGATAGGAATCCGGCCGAGCGGTAGGTCTTTCGCTATAAGCTATCGCGACCGGTCTTAAGTGAGGTAACGACCGCATTTGTTGCAACAGCTGAGGAAAGTTCTGCCAATGTTGAAACAAGGCCTCTTGCTGTCGAAGACCGGCAGTTCCTGGCTCTACTGCCAGCAGCCGGCGCCAGTCGGCCACTATTTCCCCCGCTAGGGAAACAGCCGCTACCGAAGTGGTGTAGCAGCTGCTGTCAAACCCCAGTACTATTTCTTCCACTTGGTTTTGTCATCCTCTGCAAATTTGAGTTTAGCTACAGAGCTAAGGATACCGTTAACAAAGCGGCTCGATTGGCCGGTAGAATATAACTTAGCCAACTCCACAGCTTCGTTTATAGCCACCGCAGCCGGTACATCAGGACAAAAAAGCAGTTCATATGCCGCTAGCCTCAATACCATTCGGTCTATGTTGGCCATGCGTTCTAAGCTCCAATCCGGGCTGAATTGGGCTAAGATTATATCCACTTCCTCCTGTTTGGCCAGTACGCCATTAACCAACTCACAGGCAAAGCTGGCTTCATCTTCGGTTAGCCTGTCTTCCAATATTAGTTGCTGTAAAGCAAAATCAGGTTGAGCTCCTCCCAACTCAACCTGAAACAGAGTTTTTAGAGCAGCTTCGCGCCCTTGTCGCCGACCCAACTGTATCGCCCCTTTCCCTTAGCGAGGCGGAAATATTTTGTCTAACAAAGAAGATAGCTTCTCTCCTTGATCAACTTGCTTTCCTAACATATAGCCCGCTATCAAACAAATAAGGAGAAAGAAGGCGGCAAAAAACCCTTTCGCTAGAACTGTCAAGCCAAAGACTAGCCCCAGGATAGAAAATATTACCTTGCCGCCATGACGGGTGAGGAAATTGAACCAAAAATTTGCCATGGTAATACCTCTTTCCTAGCGGGGCGCTCGGGTTCTGAAGGTGGGTTCGGTTCCTACGCCCTGTACCTCTACACTGATGGAAGTGGCCGTAAGCCCGGCAACTTCCTTGAGGTGTGAGCTAAGGATTTCCTG
It contains:
- the nusB gene encoding transcription antitermination factor NusB; amino-acid sequence: MGRRQGREAALKTLFQVELGGAQPDFALQQLILEDRLTEDEASFACELVNGVLAKQEEVDIILAQFSPDWSLERMANIDRMVLRLAAYELLFCPDVPAAVAINEAVELAKLYSTGQSSRFVNGILSSVAKLKFAEDDKTKWKK
- a CDS encoding DUF2273 domain-containing protein — translated: MANFWFNFLTRHGGKVIFSILGLVFGLTVLAKGFFAAFFLLICLIAGYMLGKQVDQGEKLSSLLDKIFPPR